The DNA segment GATCCTACACCCTCTGCTGGCCGGACCCGGATGCGGGCGGAAAGCAGATCAATCTGGCGGATCAGGGCTTTGACGGCGGGCTTTACTCCATGCTGCGCGACCTACGCGCGCGTATCGCGAAGAACGAGGACGTGCCGCCCTACGTCGTCTTCAGCAACAAGGCGCTGGAGGGACTGGCCCGCTACCGTCCGGCGGATGCGGAGCAAGCCATGGAGGTCCCCGGCATCGGAGCCGGAAAGGCACAGCGCTACCTGAAGCCGTTCCTGAAGATCATCGCCGGTTGGAAATGAGTAAGGAGGATGGACACTCTTGTCCATCGGCTGCAATGGCAGGCAAAGGAGGAGAAGTTTTCAGTTTCCAGTTTTCAGGGAAGAGAAGAAGGCTGACCGCGAGCCGAGAAGATCCCTTTGCCATGGGTTCCGGTTGCAGCCGGTGGACAAGAGTGTCCATCCTCCTTACTCCCGGATGATCAGCGCGCGCGGCGGGTTTGCGCGTGGTTCCTCCTGTGGAACCCCGGCGGCGGCCTGGGAAACATCCTGCCGGCTGGGCGCGGAAGTGGGGATCTGCGGGGACGGTTCCGTCTCCTTCACCGGAGCGGTGGCGGCTTCCGATGGGGCGGCAATGCGGGTTTTTGCCTGCTGCTGCGGTTCCTCATGGCCGAATTTGGCATCCAGAAATTGGTAGCCCTTCACCACGCCGATGACGAGGCCGGCGCTCAGGAGCATCAGCCACACGGCTGACCACTGGTTGCGCGCGGGTTCCGGTTCCCGTTCCTTCTGGCGTGGATCCCGCACCGGGCGTTTCGCTGCGGACGGCTGTGGTTCACCGCCGGAAAACATGGGCTGCCAGGCCTCCCCGCTCACATAGGAGGCGGGCTCCAGTGCGTTCAGCCACGGTTCGGCGTCCACCTTGAGGTATTCGCTGTATTGGCGGAGGAAGCTTTTGGCATAGGTGGGGCTGGTGAAGACCGAAAAATCGTCCGCTTCCAGCGCCTCCACCACGCTGCGGGGGATCCGCGTGCGGAACACCACGTCATCCACCGCCAGGTCCGCGGCCTCGCGGGCCCCGCGCAGACGTTTGCCGATCTGGTCCCAAACTTCTTCCACCTATTGGCATCATACATATCCTCCGTCGCGGCGCAAGCCTCCGGCATTGCCATTTGACGGCGTGGCGGTCAGGAGGCATCCTCCGCCGCGATGTCCGCTCCGAAACACGTGCTCTTCGTCTGCACCGGCAATACCTGCCGCAGCCCCATGGCGGAGGGTCTGTTCCGGAAGGTGGTCGGTGGCCGTGGCGACTACGCCGTCAGCTCCGCCGGGGTATCCGCATCGAAAGGCA comes from the Luteolibacter sp. SL250 genome and includes:
- a CDS encoding helix-turn-helix domain-containing protein — its product is MEEVWDQIGKRLRGAREAADLAVDDVVFRTRIPRSVVEALEADDFSVFTSPTYAKSFLRQYSEYLKVDAEPWLNALEPASYVSGEAWQPMFSGGEPQPSAAKRPVRDPRQKEREPEPARNQWSAVWLMLLSAGLVIGVVKGYQFLDAKFGHEEPQQQAKTRIAAPSEAATAPVKETEPSPQIPTSAPSRQDVSQAAAGVPQEEPRANPPRALIIRE